A region of the Ischnura elegans chromosome 11, ioIscEleg1.1, whole genome shotgun sequence genome:
ATAAGGCCTCTCAATAATAAATTTCCTATTAAAACCTGGTAAAATTTGTGATCCTAACTGCAGGCAtgtaataatggaaaataaatccaatgttattatcatcattaaagtaaaatttttacaagGAAGCCTGGCCTAGTGGAAATATGAAAATCAGTGTATAACAATTGACAGCAGAGTAACAAACCCAAACAAACCAAAttctttatttgattttttttaaatatgtacgtAAATTTTTTGGTAagggctcaaatattttttctggtgGGTTGTCCCAGTCCTATGTAGTCCTTTTCAAGAATGAGAAATGCCTTATGTTTGCCCTTTGTGATATGCACATCAACTTGAACTGTTGATCATTTTTCCCCTTAAGTTTGGTTTTTTTCCTGCCCTTCCCTAATTTATCTCACGTTTTTTTCTCATCGCTATTTTTTACATCCCATATTTCATTCTCCTCTACTCTGGTAAACTCTGTAAAAATTGTATGGCAACTTGTTAAATTGAAAACAAGGGTACAATACTGAGTTTACCCACatggaaattttacattttttctatttagaTTGTTCCAAGCCAAAAGCATTTTTTCCTCATAAGAAATTATGTTCCCAATTTATGAAGTCAGAGATGTTTAATGATGTGCATTCTTATTTTGATTGCAGATCAGCACATTTTGAATTGCAGTCATAATCAACCATCAGGGTATAATGAGTTTTTCGGGTTATTCTGCTACAGTGCTGGACTCATGATTTCATTACACTGGTTtggtgattttaaaatgaatgaatatgaagtgataatgcaaaataattttgaatttttgtactTATTTGAGATAATAACATATgtgaagttttgaaaataatttttgtgtgagATGCAAGATTAAGATTTTAACTCAAGAGATGTCACCTTTTCTCAATAAAGGATTATTACATCAACATAGAAATCAGAATTTAATCAACATAGTTGttataaacataatttttgcTTTCTAATACATGGTTGCATCCTCATCTTCTTGGGGAGGGATGATATATATCATACATGTGGACACTCCATATGCGTGATCTATCATCTCAAGATACAAGAAACTCTACTCAACAAACTGAAGATACCCTACTCAAGGTCAACATTCAATTGATAGGATGGTTTTTCAGGCTGAGAAGTTTTAAAACATCTCAAATTCTGGCAGAGGGATGAATTTTTACTTTACCTATTATATCGTTTTAGTGGATATAGAATAACTGAAAATTAATGATTTCCAGAGCATTCAGCTATGTAAAATTCTAGTTTAATCCAGTAACCTCTTCCCTGATTTTGATTGTTCATCtgattttgttatatttattgccTCAAGTACATCAAATTCACATGTATTGACACTCCATATGCATGCTTTATCAGTAGCAATATATAGCAGTTGTTGatttgaccagtgataatgataaCCACAACTAAGCACAAAAGAGCTGATGTTAATGCATTCCCTCCACAAGGGTCACTCTGCAAAGTGCACCATCTACAAGTGATTTTTGATAGAAAACTGAAACCAAACTAATTTTAAGATTGTGAGCACATTAAAACTAGTAGAATGCATATAAACAAGAAAACCACAAACCCACCAGCAGTaatggatacaaaaaaaactcaaggggaggtGCAAAAGATGATTATTTGtcattgaaataaaagtaaatgtagcTCAATTAAGTTAAATGCAATTTCacgatagttttatttaaactgattatattcaaataaaagaCATAGATATGattattacagtagattccgcttTATAGGTCCACCGggtacttggggcagccgcttaattggggccaatcttgaagaacagaacccaatagaggaatatcccagagtattctccgcttaattgggacagcatgccgctttattgggccatgagtcggcgacatagacatTTAAAATATACTCGcgaccaaattaaaattttttgttttcggaatacttttttttttccctttttgatttactcttatttttcacaaatgttcctattcttgctctattttgaaagctcttgttgttatattgtctgcaagaggataggacttttctttaataggactaagtaaaagacattcattcggcgtcacccgaggctgtgaaaaatatttttaactaaattgttagaattcttaaaaatgataataatttaactaaactccctgatttattaatcaaagtaatggtttaataaacttagGCTGCATTATAAACgttatttagtcttctttctgcCATTTCAAAGTTATTTATGCCAATATACAAGAGagtttgcctaattggggcagctgcttaattggggcaaagtgcacaagtcccgatgtgtcccaattgaccggaatctactgtatttaaaaaagttaaaattgtagttttgcaatgttcggcaatgcagcAGCACCACAAGAGAGCCCTGCAccctcatatgtatccgccactaccCACTAGTAGTGCACctgttatttaaaatatccaagagaTTTAATGTTCCCTACCCATACCGAACCAAAGTTAGGCTGCAGGTTGTACGTTAAAGTTTGGGTTTTTACCCTTGGAGTCGGGGAGCAATTAATGTAACAAATATTTAAAgtgtttacccaaagtttatttaatgtaaaatcCCAATtgcaaatcaattcaatgaaaaacaaCAAGTACCTCATGAATTTGTGCATCTTGAAAAGCACAAATTTAGGATATTACAAAAGTCTTAAAAGAAAGTCTGAAAGAAAGAATGAGAGGAGCCTTCGGTAGCACAGGCCATACGGCCCGCACTTCAACTTCCACTGATGGCTGaagcagaggcgcagctaggaataaggctggagggggtttaggtgcaagtaatGTCAGGGTGTGTGGGGGGATTGAATACCCACCAAGTTATGCGGTAGGtgggagattaataaattgccgaattttaagataaatggttcaaaatggtgagtttttacagctttctgagggatattttccttaatccttgcactattctattagtaatatcaatccaattaagtaagatgcattaaacttaaaaatttctctgagctctaggggggttttatcctccaaaacccccctcgctgggCCATTGGGCTGAATTGTGACTCATTACTGATGAGAGACGAGTAACCTGTGACGGGGGGGTTCAGACCCccccaaaacataaaaacacaattactttgcttcataaaagaaaacaaaatgttgaaaaatcatgaatttgcaaaagatttatttgacaaatgaagtgCTTTTGatcatgaaaagttttaaaattagtttaaaagcctCTACTttgtactctgtttttcaaaaattttccccctgattttggacccccccaaacgaaatttcGGGCTACACCACCACTGATGGCCAAGTCGACTGAGTGACAATAGCTACTCCACCGTGCTGTTATATAAGAAGGGTGAAATGAGTATGTTTTCCAAAAAGAGGAATGGGATGGGGAAGGTTTAGCACTCATTCTTGAAAGCAAAAGGTACAAATTCAGAGGCATAGCTGGGTATTCTAAGACTTCACTCAACAacatttttgcacatatttttggaaatggaaatcttccatttctggATCACTATGAAATTACTTTACAAAGTACATATAAGGGTAAGgcttaaagaaaaaagaacgtCTTTctgatatgaaaatttttattataattatcagtAAATTTAAAGTAGGAATAATTTAGGGTTCTCTCACAAATGTAAGGATACTTTTTGAAAGGCTTAAGTTCACAACATGGGGAGGACTAGTACATTAATAAATATCACCAATATTATCAATAGATTAAACCATTTCCTCTAAAAGGTCTTCAGAACTAAATGTGTTCAATAAATGCTCAGGCTTACTTGCTTGGAAAGATGATTTATGTTTTCTTTCGGCCACATTCAAGTTGACCTATTTATGCcactattttagaaataaattattcataagtGCCATCATGTTTACAGTATTGCCTAGAAAGAAACAATACTAAATTCATAAGAACAGAATTTACAATATATAGTCTTCTGTGCAATACATGAACAAAGAATATAACTCAGGAACAAGTTCAATACAAtgcacaaaaagttattttggaaaACTCAACTCAATGATGTGGCATGATTTCTAAGATtgaaaaaatggattaaaaattctCCATTCAATAGTTTTGAAAGACTCTTGAAAAGTTGCAATTCAATGGTTGCCTAgctattttttatatcctttggCTCAAGGATTGGTATCAgttcaaattaaatatataaactgTACAATTTCAATGGATCAAACTTAGACCTCATTACAACACACCAAACTGCACAtaaaacaattattgaaaatttccaccAGAAAGGAAACAAATTAACTGAGTGAAAAGCTAACTCATTGCCAAAGAAATAGAAGTAGTCTtgatagaaaaatgataaacaaaaatttgaataccttCCTTCTCGGGGGAAGAATCTTTCAAATTTCCAATTCAATTAAATAATGAGGTGCCTTTGGAgtaagaggtaaaaataaaaagctttctTTATAGCTTTAGCGTGCCCTCAATGATGTGATACAAGTTGTTGGGTTGTGATACGGTTCActaattatgtttttcctttGCTTTCTCCACAGTTCATTTTAGCTTGCTCAAAGTAAGAAAAATCCTCTTTCACACACCTTAATGTTTATACAAACTCACATTCAGAGGCACAACCATTTAGTCCATTCCGTGCCGCAGCATATCACTGAATGAACCACCTCCCTCACAAACATAGCAAAATCACTCACAATGGAATCTTGCGGTTAAAGCTGTCCCAAATTCATTTTACCCCACTCACTTTGAACCAGTATGCAAGCAAGTGGATCacattaatttacataattttcactCCGCTGTccactttccattttatttataaacaggATTAAGAAATCAAAATCTTGTTCATTCACTACCATAATAGTGTCATTAGATTCGGCACTTCATTGTTCATTAGCTCATAGCTTTTTTGAGCACCGatattatgttatatttatgGTAAATCACATGTTTATGATGCAGTGAGACATTCACTATGGCATAAACTGAGGAGGATATAGACAGAGTTTTCAGTTTCTTGGGTGACACATCCAGAATGGGCTTGGGTTAATCATAGGGCAGTGATAAAAGAGCTTCAGCACATGAAGAGATGTGATAACTCAAGACACGCTACACAATGTCAACATTCATTTGAAAGAATGGTTTTTCAGGCTCAGAAGTTTTAAAACATCTCAAGTTCTGGCAGCAgcatgactttttttttactttagctaTTTTCATTTTAGTGGATATAGAGAAACTGAAATTTGATGAGTCACAgagcattcatttatttaaaattctggttTAATCCAGTAATCTCTTCtctgattttgatatttcatcTGATTTTTTTGGTATATAGATTACTTCAAGGTATTTTTACACggattaaaaaatgggaaaattggctAATAGATTATTAACCAAAATAAGGTGACTCAGCACTTCATTTGTGAGATTTAAACTCGTCACAAGGAATGGTAGATCTTTTCAGAAGttgtcaaaacaaaagaaaattcccAAACGTTTTACTATGTCCGTAAATAAATTGAGCTTCTCCTAGAGTGAAAAGGATATTCAACCCAATGTTTATGATTAAACAGGGCCAGGCGATATGTGTAAAAATTAGGAATCATGTCTATGCAATATTTCCTTCAAAGTTGCATAACTAACccgttgaaataaaatgaagatagGTAAACAAAATACTCAAACTATTCCCAGAATATGCTTCCCATTGATAAAACCAAACTTGttcaaaatgtaaaagaaaataattttactttgttATTGAAATGTGCGGATACTTGGAAGCACTTCAGATCGACCTCAACGAATTAACTTCACCTTATACCTCATGACCATTCCTCCAATATGGTcaacaaatgaatgaatgaactaaATGTGTCCCATCGCAATCACCAAATGTGTTCCAAACTCAACAGAAACAATAACTTCCGAGTTGAAATCAGAGTATTTTCACTGCACCACACAAAATGCATCCCTTATATCTCAGAACCCATTCCACCACTCCGGCTGACAGAACCAAATCCTCCTCACGAAAAAATGAAAGCTGGATGGAAGAAGATCGAGAGCTCGCAGATTGCTTCTTCTCTCGCACACTTCGCAGTTTTCGACACGAGAAGAAACAGAGGGAGATATGGACTGAAAACACCTCTTGACTCACGCACTCGCACGCACAGACGCACACACACACTAGTGCTATCACATGGGGCAAACTTTGCGCAGTGAGCCCCGGGTTCTGCCTTGCGGCCGCCGCCATGTTGCCGGCTCGGCCACGTGGTGCCGCTACGTGAGTACCGCGGGGTTGTAGAATGAGTCCGCAAGTTCTGTCGTGCCCACGACCCCCGTGGTACCTCCACCACTGCCCCCACTGCCTCCGCTGCCCCCGCTGTGCCTGTTGAGCGGCCCCCTAGACTTGCCCCCGGAAGTGTTATTGCTGAAGCCCGAGTCGGAGCCGAAAGAGTCCTGACTGCTGCCACCACCTTTGCCTCCGCCCCTGAAAGAGGTGAACTCACGTCCGGGGGTGGAGCCGCCGCCCCTAGCCGCCCCCACCACCGACACCGTCTCGTAAGGGCTAACGTCCCCCGGAGGCAGGATTGGCAGCGGGGGCAGGTAGGAGGCAGCCAGGAGGGCCAATCTCTGCGCCGCCGCCCCCCGGCCACCTCCGTCCCCCGCGAAATGGTGCTGCGGGGGCGGCGGGGGCCTACCCTGAGGTTGCTGGGGGCAGTAGGGCGAGGAGGCAGAGGAGGCGGTGGAGGAGGAGGACGAAGGGAAGAGTAAGGGCTGCCTCGGGGGCGGGGGCGGTTCCGCCTCCCGGCGGGGGCTGGCGCGACTCCACCCCCGCCTTCGGTCTAAACTCTGAGGCCTCCGCTCCACGGATCGCTGGCCCGGGCCCTGCTGTTGCCTCCGTGGGGGCCTCCGCCCCGTGGTGGCCAGGCCCTGAGGTCCCGGGCCCCTGCAGAGGAAGGCCGCTTCGGCCTCCGCGGCCCTGCGCCCCACGCAGCAGTCGGGGTCTGAGCAGGAGGATTCCAGGTCGTTGCCGGGGGCAGAGCTGGAGGCGGAGGGcggtctttcctcctcctcccccgcgcTCAGCTCATCCTCGGCGAATTCGTCCTCGCTGCCTCCGGGGGCATCGCCTCTCGGCCGGGCCTTGGAGCGCCGCCCCCGTGTCTCATCCATGCGGGTGGCGTCACCCAGTCGTCGCCGGCATCCTTCACTGCCCCGGTCCGAGTCCTGCTCCTCGTCCCCTCTCTCCGATCCTGCAGAAAATCATAGAAAATAACCCTCTTACATACTGCGAGATCAAGTGGACAAGTTGATTCTACAaatcaaaatacttatattcacatGGAAATGGGaaatatgtgaaaaatgtttgaaaacagaggcatgggcgtacccaccgAGGAGCAGGGGGGATAGCtgcctccctagaagcaaaaatcgcaaaagtcttgaaggaaaatcagtactgaattgaaacgaaaatattcaacaaattttctcgAAAACGAACGAAAAATGATGTgtgtataaaataatatgtatgtaactaaaaagaactattttttcaaggaaataatctcataaactaacacagcgatgttataattttcttaaaatgttggtttcattcaccttttctatgctaaaatgtcaAAACTTGGCTTGATcccccttagaccatggcttgcccccgtagttataatcctgggtacgcccttctCGCAGGATTTGCTACGCTTCACCATAAACACAACCCAAATGATAAAAACCCCTGTGACCTCCCCCTAAATCTGCCCCTGCCCAGTGTATGACATTTGATATCTGGCTTCAGGAAGGAACGCTGCTGATTTGACATCctctgcaggggcgcagctaggaattaaggctgcaggggggttttaggcacaactagtaCTGGGGAGtaagggggtatggaatacccaccaggggcatcgggaggtgtgggggccgtccccaagaaaatttttaagataaatggttcaaagtgataaattttacggccttctgagggatatttttgtaatccttacattattctataagtaatgttaatccaattaattaaaatggattaaacttaaaaatttctctgagctctggggggggggtttatcccccgaaacccctccctcgctgcgccactgatcctcTGTATAAATACAGGATTACACCACTCACCGTTGGATAGCTCCTCGTACACGGGGTTGTAGAGGTCCTGGGAGTTGTGGTGCGACGGGACACCGTCTCCGGCGCCACCAGCGGCTGGTCCTCGGTGGTACGTGGAGGAGAGGTAGTTGGTGCGGCGCTCCGTAGGCGGCACAGGAGGCCGAGGCGGAGGCACCGGCGGTGGGCAGAT
Encoded here:
- the LOC124167865 gene encoding translation initiation factor IF-2-like; translated protein: MASAAPDSGVATAASWPPPFDSSDHHEQNSLLDAWTTDCDCPQPPPPPDFRLPPPPRPPFLYPDPLGDGNPEDENALDGSECLDGPLGDIGTCAAVPLVDPEYRSSPALPSIAVIVVCSLLLLAMLLIASVLIWKHKRKVQNFLPCKASPQSRCDGVGAANGVIYEDLTNIRPRTIGHHPALCPGPMPPAGPPAPIELIDVKSASAKYGSGAFVGGGGHHHYHPSVFICPPPVPPPRPPVPPTERRTNYLSSTYHRGPAAGGAGDGVPSHHNSQDLYNPVYEELSNGSERGDEEQDSDRGSEGCRRRLGDATRMDETRGRRSKARPRGDAPGGSEDEFAEDELSAGEEEERPPSASSSAPGNDLESSCSDPDCCVGRRAAEAEAAFLCRGPGPQGLATTGRRPPRRQQQGPGQRSVERRPQSLDRRRGWSRASPRREAEPPPPPRQPLLFPSSSSSTASSASSPYCPQQPQGRPPPPPQHHFAGDGGGRGAAAQRLALLAASYLPPLPILPPGDVSPYETVSVVGAARGGGSTPGREFTSFRGGGKGGGSSQDSFGSDSGFSNNTSGGKSRGPLNRHSGGSGGSGGSGGGTTGVVGTTELADSFYNPAVLT